The Glycine soja cultivar W05 chromosome 4, ASM419377v2, whole genome shotgun sequence genomic sequence AATGGGTTGCCGTGTCTCTCACTCTCATAAACCAACCAAGAAATTTAAGCTTCCCAGAAAGGTACCACCTCTGGTACTAGTACTAGTTAGTTATGTATGCCGCTATTTTCGATTCCGGGATTGTATTtgtgaaatgttttttttaatatttaatgatttggCAGTTTCTGAAGGACTGCAATGGCGTTGATCATGCCTCTGTTCCACGGAAGATACGTTCAGGTGCCCTATTTTCGGATTCACAGTAAAAGATGTCGCATTTATCTTCTCTTATTTTATCCAAATTCTATTATTCATCGGAAGGGGACTCACATTTCCATCTGCGctctaatataaaattaaaggcTGTACAGTGTAATTTTTCAACAGTGTGTGGTACttttgaaaagaatgaataatcatatattttttttaaaaataaaattattattgagaGATATTTCTACGGTGGATTTGCTTTGTAGCAGCACTCTTTCCATTGAGGTAGTTAGGACTTGGGATTTTTTTCTATAGTATCaaatcttctttatttatttattttaaaaggtgGGGATTTTGTATCTGTTGAAATTACAGCTGTGAAGAAACGGGGTCGCGAATCCATCTTTGGTGATTCTGAAAAGGTGAACCATAGGATGAACGGAATGGAATCTCCCCAAAAAGATGGCATAAAGAAATCCAAAGTGAGTGTTGCAACACGTCTTTGTGGTTCAAAACTCCACCTTTTGCTTCGTTTTTCTAGCCATTATTTCAATTTCACTTTTCTTTACTTGTGCATTTTTGCTTTTGTTAGAAACAAAGAACCCCGGGCTGGTCCACGAGGCTAGTCTCACCGGGGCCCATCACAAAGGATGAGGAAGAGGTTGTGGAGACTCTCTATGCATTGGCTGGAATGTTCCCTGCAGATAATGCCTCCAATGCTATTAAGAGTGAACTTGGCAGTGAATCTTTACCAGAAAACTCCACGGTTTTACAGGACCAAGAGGAGAGTCAGAGTGCTAATGTTACTGTTGAAGGTTGCTCTCTCCCTCACGGCACTTTTAATagctattaattaatttatgtattttaagttttcttattttatcttttaatgttTTGGGTCATGTATTCTATAGCCTCGGGAGCTACTCAGGATGGAGGAGAAAGATCACCTAGGGGGTGtaaaaaaatcagttttttgAATGAAACCAATTGTCAAGAACAGACTGATTTTCCCGAGAGTGCTAAGTTCTTGGTGGCTACTCACAGCACTGCTCCAAAAACAAATCTGCAGGCCGTGCCTATGATGGTTAAAAGTGAAAGTGGCGGCAACGTTGCATTGCATGACTCTGAATTGTTGTCTCTGGAAATGGGGTGggtagttttagttttttttcagtTGCATTCTGAAATCTCTCGACTCTATCCTTTTcaaatctttaatattttttttttcatgttttctcATCGTATTGCAGATTAAATGTGCCTGCACAACCACAGATTTCATATATAGAAAGGCAATCAGACGGGGGATTTCAGACGGTAGTCAtttcaaatttcacaatttgCACTAAAATTCTTGGCTAGTGTTAGTACTATTGGTGTTATTGGCTTACATTTCAGGTCAGAAGCGTTGATTATAAGCAAGAACAACAACATCTAATTAAGTACCAAAAAGAAACTGGTACGCTCGAGGGCGAAGCCTGCCTGTTACAAGcagtgattttctttttcttcttaatttcagTAAGTATAAGTATAGGCTAAAGTATTTCATCAGTTGTCTGACTAAGacatttttttggttgttttattAGAAGGTTCAGCATTGTCGCCAGACTTGTCTCGGATTGCATCAGCTGGGATCACTAGTGCTTCTTATTTGCAGTAAGTTTCTCTTATTCCGCTTCATTTTGACCTATTTTCCCCTCTTCAGCATGTCCTGATTTGATGGATTTTCCTTCTGAAGGTCTTCTTCTGCTAAAGCTCAAGATTGGCTGAATACTGCTATTGGTATCTCGAAACAGAATTTGATGGAAAGTTGTTCCTCTGGTGGAAAGGTAAATGAATTACAAATTTGTACTTATACTGCTTTTTTGCATGATTTACCTTTTGTATAACGGCAAAAGTTCTTCATCCTAGTCAATGTACTCCACTCAAAAAGTTCTTCATCGGTGCAGATTTCCGAAATTATTACTCATAAAAAGTCATGGAAGAGGTGTGCAGCTCATGTTCACATCAGTCATCTCATCCGTAGTTTAGAAGTGTCAAAACGACAGGTGGGCAAAGAACATGAGCTTTGTCCTCAAACAAGAGTACACCAAGGGTCAAAATGTGGGGTTCTAACACAAGCACACAACTTGAATTGGATGAGAAGTGGAAATAGTCATGCTACTCGAACAGTTTATTCTGCTACTACGAGTAATTCACGTGAAACCAAGAATGGTATTCTTCAGCATGGCCTTTATCATGAAAAATCTCAGGCTCCCCCAACACCTGGAGTGTATGATCCTCAAAAGCAAGTAAGCTATGGATAATTTTGATTATAGTAATAGTACCTCCCTGTGTCCCCTCTTCCTCGCGCCTGATTTGATGTCTATTCATATTACACAGTGTTCCAACTTCTTGTCCTTGTCAACTAGAGGTAGTGAGTTAAAGGTCAACGAAAGTTTTAATAAAGGTGAAAGTAAGTTGGAACCATATTCAAAACAGCAACTGCCTTATTTTCAG encodes the following:
- the LOC114408579 gene encoding uncharacterized protein LOC114408579 isoform X1 translates to MTKRHTNKQQQSQSSSSSSGGRNLIPPACGLNASRGDLEFSEKSKKEKVRSLSAVDEALSMGCRVSHSHKPTKKFKLPRKFLKDCNGVDHASVPRKIRSAVKKRGRESIFGDSEKVNHRMNGMESPQKDGIKKSKKQRTPGWSTRLVSPGPITKDEEEVVETLYALAGMFPADNASNAIKSELGSESLPENSTVLQDQEESQSANVTVEASGATQDGGERSPRGCKKISFLNETNCQEQTDFPESAKFLVATHSTAPKTNLQAVPMMVKSESGGNVALHDSELLSLEMGLNVPAQPQISYIERQSDGGFQTVRSVDYKQEQQHLIKYQKETEGSALSPDLSRIASAGITSASYLQSSSAKAQDWLNTAIGISKQNLMESCSSGGKISEIITHKKSWKRCAAHVHISHLIRSLEVSKRQVGKEHELCPQTRVHQGSKCGVLTQAHNLNWMRSGNSHATRTVYSATTSNSRETKNGILQHGLYHEKSQAPPTPGVYDPQKQCSNFLSLSTRGSELKVNESFNKGESKLEPYSKQQLPYFQSLHQQQQQHGLMPIQSSTYASTFLDQLPVAGPQVRLQQPHYYGTPLRGTHYSSTVSYKQQQQSFWAVQLAAQGGSSSMNCSIVRAQYPNWQSGRHDSSVAQVILPHSPASASASLETLGSKITSISEQNLFSFASSRSRANGQGIYLASSVCDESKGRFRSSNSGTPSLQLLCDERI
- the LOC114408579 gene encoding uncharacterized protein LOC114408579 isoform X2 translates to MGCRVSHSHKPTKKFKLPRKFLKDCNGVDHASVPRKIRSAVKKRGRESIFGDSEKVNHRMNGMESPQKDGIKKSKKQRTPGWSTRLVSPGPITKDEEEVVETLYALAGMFPADNASNAIKSELGSESLPENSTVLQDQEESQSANVTVEASGATQDGGERSPRGCKKISFLNETNCQEQTDFPESAKFLVATHSTAPKTNLQAVPMMVKSESGGNVALHDSELLSLEMGLNVPAQPQISYIERQSDGGFQTVRSVDYKQEQQHLIKYQKETEGSALSPDLSRIASAGITSASYLQSSSAKAQDWLNTAIGISKQNLMESCSSGGKISEIITHKKSWKRCAAHVHISHLIRSLEVSKRQVGKEHELCPQTRVHQGSKCGVLTQAHNLNWMRSGNSHATRTVYSATTSNSRETKNGILQHGLYHEKSQAPPTPGVYDPQKQCSNFLSLSTRGSELKVNESFNKGESKLEPYSKQQLPYFQSLHQQQQQHGLMPIQSSTYASTFLDQLPVAGPQVRLQQPHYYGTPLRGTHYSSTVSYKQQQQSFWAVQLAAQGGSSSMNCSIVRAQYPNWQSGRHDSSVAQVILPHSPASASASLETLGSKITSISEQNLFSFASSRSRANGQGIYLASSVCDESKGRFRSSNSGTPSLQLLCDERI